The Proteiniborus ethanoligenes genome segment ACTATTTATTAACCTAAATATATCAAAGGGTCTTGTGAAGCTGAAGTTGCAAATAGATGCAGATAGGGAAGAGCAAGCCCTAGGAAAATTAAACAAGAAAAAACTTAAGAGTATAGAACAACTTGCTAAAAAAGGTGGTTACATAAAAATAGAGGAAGAGGATGGCAGTCTAGCTATTGCTATAGAGCTCCCAAAGGCAGGTGAGGGCGTATGCTAGGTATAATCCCAATAATGTTTTTGTTTCTAATACTAGTAAATTTCTATATTTTAGTCTATGCTTTTAGCCAAAGCAAAAGGTGTGAGATCTGCCATATTGCCCTTGGATTTACTTTGCTTACCTTTGTCATACTTTACTTACTAACTATGGATCTTTCACTAGTAGCTAATAGTAATGCCCTACTTCTCATGATAAAAAAGTTTCAGAACCTAGAAGTTAGCATATATGTTATTATCTTTTTCCTTATATTGACTGGATCCATTAGCTTGTTATATAAAGAAAAGAAATCTTTGAAAGAATCTATTACAAGAGCATCTATTAAAGAAAGTATAGATAATTTGCCAATGGGACTATGTTTTTCAACAAAGAATGGTATTGTTCTTCTTTCCAATAGGTCCATGAACCAGCTATGCCATAAGATTACTGGCAGGGAACTACAGGATGGAGAATTCTTCTGGGAAAAAGTCATGGAAAAGAGAAGAAAATTTGAGGATAGCTTGGAGGTAAACCGGCAGACCCCTATTTTGCAGCTTGACAATGGGGAGACTTGGTTTTTTTCCCGCAATCCTATTAAAGTGAATAATAAGGCTGTGCTGCAAATAACTGCTACTAATATTACAGAACTATTTGGACTAAGGTCCCAATTAAAAAAGAAAAACCTTGAATTTATGAAGATGAATAGCCGTCTACATCAATATAGTGAAAATCTAGCCCATATCAAATCAAAAGAAGAACGACTAGCCACAAAAACCCAACTACATAATGAACTAGGCTATATCCTTCTTGCAACAAGGAGGGCTTTGGCAAACAAGGAACTAGATAAAGAAGGACAATCAATACTGGCCTTATGGAAGAAAAACATCGCCACCCTCTTAACTGGAAGGGGACTAAAAGAAAAAAATGCTTTTGAAGAACTACTAGAAGCTGCCCTTGATATAGGTATAGAATTGAAGTTAGAGGGAAGATTACCTCAAGAAAGTGAAAACAAAGATATTATCTTAAAAGCTGCTATAGAAGCACTCAACAATGCTGTCCGTCACGCTGGGGCTACAGAGCTTAATTTAACCATAAAAGAAGTGGAAGAAGAATACACTATAGAACTAACTAATAATGGTATCTTGCCTAAGGAAGAAATTATAGAGGGTGGAGGCCTATCAGCCCTCAGAGAAAAGATTGAAGGACGAGGAGGAAGAATGAGGATTGATATAGAGCCTATTTTTAAACTTTGGATAAGATTCCCCCGGGGAAGGGAGGTTGATAATTATGATTAGAGTATTGATAGTTGAAGATGACCCTATGGCACAAAAACTGTTAGAAAACTTTATAGAAAACAGCGGAAGATATAAGGTGATAGGTTCCATAGCCAGTGCAGGATTTGCAGAAACCTATTGCCTCAAGCATTCTGTGGATTTGATTTTGATGGATGTATGTACTGCTTTAGGAGTAAGTGGTTTAGAAATTTCAGCAAAAATCAAGAAAATCAAATCTGATATTAAAATCATCATCATCACCAGTCAACCTGAATGTGATTTTATCAATCGTGCCAAGGCTGGAGGGGTGGATAGCTTCTGGTATAAAAGTTCTGATGAAAAAGAAATCTTAGAACTGATGGATAGGACAATGGAAGGGGAGTCCATCTATCCTGACTCTACACCAAGCCTACAAATAGGCTATGCTTGGAATACAGAATTTACCCCAAGGCAACTAGAAGTCCTTAGAGAACTTACCAGCGGGGACACCAATGGGGAAATAGGAGAGCGACTTGGCATATCTGCCAACACTGTTCGTGACTATATTCAACAAATGCTGGAAATGACAGGACTACAAAACAGAACCAGCCTTGCAGTAGCAGCAGATAAGAGTGGCCTTGTAAACAAAAATTATTAAAATGTCATCCCGACCAACTTGGTGGGATCTTATTTAACCCTATGGGAAATCATAGGGTTAATTTTTTTGAAAATAAATATGCCTACCCCCTACATTTGTAGGATGTGCTTTCCAAAATAAACCTATAAAATAGATATAATGCTAGATTTATATCTATTCATTTTTTAAAGAACTGGGGTGATATCACTTGAGAACCATTGTCATAAGTATGCAAAACAATTTACTGGCTGGAGCTATTGTCAAATACCTGATAGAAAGGGGGGAGTTGATGCCAGAGAAAATCCTAGACCATAGCAGGAAGGATGAACCATATCTTAGTTGTGAGGCCTTAAATGCAGATGTAGTCCTAATGGAAATTTCCCGATTGCCAAATTTCACACTAAATAGGCGAATTGAAACTGCAAGAAAGGTTAGAAAGGCTCTGCCAAAGTGCAAAATTGCTCTACTTTGTGATGAAAATGCAGACCCAGATATAGCAGAAAAGGTAAAGGATGCAAAGATGATGGGTCTCATAGATGGGTTCTTTTATTCCTCAGTTACAGGAGAATATATCTCTGCTGCACTGGATGCATTGTAAGACACAATTATTATGAAAATATAACAAATAGGAGGCGAACGCAATGAATAAGAATAGGGCAACAAAGTCTTTAAGCATATTACTAGCAATGTGTATGTTATTAGGCATGCTGCCTATGACGGCATTAGCAGATAATTTCAGTGATATAAAGGGTCATTGGGCAGAAAGTCAAATCAATGAAATGATAAATGAGGGTATCGTCAAAGGATATCCTGATGGTTCTTTCAAGCCGGATGGAGATATAAGCCGGGCAGAGTTTGTTAGTTTAATAGTAAAAGCTTTCAAACTAACCAAGGCAAAGGGTAAAGACTTTGATGATATATCTAATCATTGGGCAAAAGATGCTATATTGACAGCTAATGCTCATGGCATTGTCAACGGTTATAGTGACACTAAATTTGGCCCTGATGATCCTATAACTAGAGAACAAATGGCAGTCATAATAGTAAAAGTAGCACACTTGACTGATAATAGCAAAGGCAAAACTTTTGTTGACAGTCAGGATATATCAGAATGGGCCAAGAAGGCAGTAGCCATAGCAAGCTCTAATCAGCTAATAACTGGTTACCCAGATAATACCTTTAAACCTAGTGCAAATACTAGCAGGGCGGAAGCAACAGCAGTATTATCCAAAAGCATAATTTTAGCCAACCTAGCAGCTAAAGTAGATTATAGCTTAATAGAAAAGTCGGGTAAATATGGACCAGAAACTGGCGACGAGATAGTTAAAGGCGATGTGGTAATAAAGGCTAAGGATACCATCCTACAAAACTTAGTTATAAAAGGTGATTTAACCATTGCCAAAGAAGTAGGGGATGGAGATGTAACACTAAACAACATAAAGGTAGAAGGTAAAACCTATATCCGTGGTGGAGGGATAGATAGTATCCATATTAATGGTGGAGAATATAGGGAAATTATAATTGAAAGAACAATAACAGGGGCAGCTCGCATCTTAACTGCAAATGTTCAAAGAATATCTATAACAATAAGTGAAAATGACAATGGTGAAGATGTAATCCTAAATGGAGAAATAAAAACAGTTACTATAAAAGCCGACGGAATAAAAGTTATAAGCCAAGGCAAAACCACCATTGACAAAATAGAAGTAACCCGTGGGTTAAAAGATGTCAAAATCGAGCTTACTGAAGATACTGAAGTAAAAGAAATTATACTGGATTCCAAGGTTGATGTAAAAGGCAAGGGTGAAATTGAAAAAGCAAGTGGAAGCAAGATTAGAGAATCCACCTTTGTAACAGCACCTAAACGAATTATCACCCCTAGCACTGGTGGAAATGGTAGTAGCAGTAGTGGTGGCACATCTACTACACCGAATATAAAAGTAAGTGCTATTAGTATCACCACACCGCCAACAAAAACCATATATGAAATTGGTGATCCAATAGACCTAACAGGTTTAGTGGTAACAGCAACCTACAGTGATAACAGCAGTAAAACCGTTACTATAACATCAGGCATGATAAGTGGCTTTAATAGTAACAACGCGGAAGTAGACCAAGTAGTAACTGTTACCTATGAAGGCAAGACAGCTACTTTTAATGTAACTATTAAAGAGGCAGCTCCAGTGGTAGATAAAACAGCCTTAACAGCTGCTCTTGCAGAAGCTGACTCTAAAATGAAAGCAGATTATACAGCAGCAAGCTGGACAGAATTCCAAACTGATTTAGCAACAGCAAAAGCAATGTCCGAAGGAACACAGGCGGAGGTAGATGCTAAGTTTGCAGCAGTCAATGCAGCAATAGCTAAGCTTGTTGAAGAAGTTCCAGTAGTAGACACTACCCCACCAGTAATTTCAGGAGTATCAGATAAGAGTGTATTAAAAGATTCAACTGTAGATGTTCTTGCTGGAGTAACCGCAATGGATAATGTTGATGGACCTGTTGCAGTAACAGCCAATCCATCAGCTATTGATACCAGTAAAGTAGGAACAACAGTAGTAACCTATACAGCAACAGATGCCGCAGGCAACACAGCAACAGCGACAGCTACCTTTACTGTAGTTGAAACAGCGGTAGATGTAACCGGGGTAACCTTAGACCAAACTACAATGAGCTTAACAGTAGGCGGAGCTACAGGAACTTTAACAGCAACAGTAGCCCCTGCGGAAGCAACCAATAAAAATGTAAGCTGGTCATCATCAAATGAAGGTGTAGCCACAGTATCAAATGGGGTAGTAACACCAGTCTCTGCAGGAACAACTACAATTACGGTAACAACAGATGATGGAAATAAAACAGCTACATGTGATGTTACTGTGACTGCTGCAACAATACCAGTAACCGGGGTAACCTTAGACCAAACCACAATGAACTTAACAGTAGGCGGAGCTACAGGAACTTTAACAGCAACAGTAGCCCCTGCGGAAGCAACCAATAAAAATGTAAGCTGGTCATCATCAAATGAAGGTGTAGCCACAGTATCAAATGGGGTAGTAACACCAGTCTCTGCAGGAACAACTACAATTACGGTAACAACAGATGATGGAAATAAAACAGCTACATGTGATGTTACTGTGACTGCTGCAACAATACCAGTAACCGGGGTAACCTTAGACCAAACCACAATGAACTTAACAGCAGGCGGAGCAACAGGAACTTTAACAGCAACAGTAACCCCAGAAAAAGCAACAAATAAAAATGTAAGCTGGTCATCATCAAATGAAGGTGTAGCCACAGTATCAAACGGGGTAGTAACACCAGTAGCAGCAGGAAGTACAACTATTACAGTAACAACTACTGATGGTGGGAAGACAGCTACATGTACAGTTACAGTAGAATCAGCTCCTGATAAGGTTGTAACCCTCAAAAACATCCCAGGTATAACCATACCAGCCAAGGATGGAGTACCTGTAACTGCAGTAGGGGCAAATGACCAATATACAGGAACAGTTGAGTGGAGTCCTAGTGTTGTAGATAATAAATTTGGACTGGGTCAGATTTACACAGCAACCATTACCCTTACAGCTAAAGCAGGTTATACCTTAGAGGGAATTGCAGAAGCTAATTTCTTTAGCGTAATAGGTGCAGACTCAACAACTTATGATTCAAGTAGCAAAACTGTAACAGTAAAATTCCCAACAACAGGCGATAAGCCAGCCCAGACGGGATCACCAAAAATCAGCGGAAGCCCAGTCTATGGTGTTGGATTGATGGCAGATAGTGAGGGACTAGAACATGTCTTTGGTGGA includes the following:
- a CDS encoding response regulator transcription factor, producing MPEKILDHSRKDEPYLSCEALNADVVLMEISRLPNFTLNRRIETARKVRKALPKCKIALLCDENADPDIAEKVKDAKMMGLIDGFFYSSVTGEYISAALDAL
- a CDS encoding response regulator transcription factor, coding for MIRVLIVEDDPMAQKLLENFIENSGRYKVIGSIASAGFAETYCLKHSVDLILMDVCTALGVSGLEISAKIKKIKSDIKIIIITSQPECDFINRAKAGGVDSFWYKSSDEKEILELMDRTMEGESIYPDSTPSLQIGYAWNTEFTPRQLEVLRELTSGDTNGEIGERLGISANTVRDYIQQMLEMTGLQNRTSLAVAADKSGLVNKNY
- a CDS encoding S-layer homology domain-containing protein; amino-acid sequence: MNKNRATKSLSILLAMCMLLGMLPMTALADNFSDIKGHWAESQINEMINEGIVKGYPDGSFKPDGDISRAEFVSLIVKAFKLTKAKGKDFDDISNHWAKDAILTANAHGIVNGYSDTKFGPDDPITREQMAVIIVKVAHLTDNSKGKTFVDSQDISEWAKKAVAIASSNQLITGYPDNTFKPSANTSRAEATAVLSKSIILANLAAKVDYSLIEKSGKYGPETGDEIVKGDVVIKAKDTILQNLVIKGDLTIAKEVGDGDVTLNNIKVEGKTYIRGGGIDSIHINGGEYREIIIERTITGAARILTANVQRISITISENDNGEDVILNGEIKTVTIKADGIKVISQGKTTIDKIEVTRGLKDVKIELTEDTEVKEIILDSKVDVKGKGEIEKASGSKIRESTFVTAPKRIITPSTGGNGSSSSGGTSTTPNIKVSAISITTPPTKTIYEIGDPIDLTGLVVTATYSDNSSKTVTITSGMISGFNSNNAEVDQVVTVTYEGKTATFNVTIKEAAPVVDKTALTAALAEADSKMKADYTAASWTEFQTDLATAKAMSEGTQAEVDAKFAAVNAAIAKLVEEVPVVDTTPPVISGVSDKSVLKDSTVDVLAGVTAMDNVDGPVAVTANPSAIDTSKVGTTVVTYTATDAAGNTATATATFTVVETAVDVTGVTLDQTTMSLTVGGATGTLTATVAPAEATNKNVSWSSSNEGVATVSNGVVTPVSAGTTTITVTTDDGNKTATCDVTVTAATIPVTGVTLDQTTMNLTVGGATGTLTATVAPAEATNKNVSWSSSNEGVATVSNGVVTPVSAGTTTITVTTDDGNKTATCDVTVTAATIPVTGVTLDQTTMNLTAGGATGTLTATVTPEKATNKNVSWSSSNEGVATVSNGVVTPVAAGSTTITVTTTDGGKTATCTVTVESAPDKVVTLKNIPGITIPAKDGVPVTAVGANDQYTGTVEWSPSVVDNKFGLGQIYTATITLTAKAGYTLEGIAEANFFSVIGADSTTYDSSSKTVTVKFPTTGDKPAQTGSPKISGSPVYGVGLMADSEGLEHVFGGVTYTWYRSEDANFDESTDTILDSTGTSGQNYTIVEADIGKYLIVKAVNPNSTGYGFRVVGPVVKANVVGDVEGSISAYYLSDGNALYIRGINPSQGKLEVAVAIDGTTYGDYQVIGTNITEKDITGLSGVDENTKVKIRKAATNTHNASEDKVIAGTSVKVRHKLTLEGEGLTVDKTPDVFGEHKTYADNQYLKLTVTPPTGNVIDSLKIGVEEKRDSLNGNNELWFHIIADTTITVTYTEIKTVNIAAIEGVTAPEVGATPVTSITETAQYTGTITWYPNQNPFVKDTEYTATITLTAKHSYSFDGVAANFFKVAGATSVTNAADSGVVKAVFPKTGAEQVTALTIYDSQVAKPQKGEEIKADPFTSYGGSYVEYDGTIKWYEEGNETEATGFFKGNTVYIAKVSLEARDGYTFAGLTENSFQYTGATSIIFEIDSSDPKKGLLTITFPATEDYPEIENFAFTATANLQESNANVAVGAVAGTFDEYVSGGTSPFTFSLVEGEGGADNGKFVIDGTDLKIIEKPLTEGTYSVRVQIKDTHDKTLTKILTFYVSAKEAVAPITDTPVSASPVTVGQTLADSTLSGTFKNADGDAVAGTLAWTDSTTVVNATGNFEWTFTPDDQVTYNVITGDVNVVANPVPAVNPVVDEAVAATAVTVGQTLADSTLSGTFKNASNEAVAGTLAWTDSTTVVNATGDFQWTFTP
- a CDS encoding sensor histidine kinase encodes the protein MFLFLILVNFYILVYAFSQSKRCEICHIALGFTLLTFVILYLLTMDLSLVANSNALLLMIKKFQNLEVSIYVIIFFLILTGSISLLYKEKKSLKESITRASIKESIDNLPMGLCFSTKNGIVLLSNRSMNQLCHKITGRELQDGEFFWEKVMEKRRKFEDSLEVNRQTPILQLDNGETWFFSRNPIKVNNKAVLQITATNITELFGLRSQLKKKNLEFMKMNSRLHQYSENLAHIKSKEERLATKTQLHNELGYILLATRRALANKELDKEGQSILALWKKNIATLLTGRGLKEKNAFEELLEAALDIGIELKLEGRLPQESENKDIILKAAIEALNNAVRHAGATELNLTIKEVEEEYTIELTNNGILPKEEIIEGGGLSALREKIEGRGGRMRIDIEPIFKLWIRFPRGREVDNYD